In the Salvia miltiorrhiza cultivar Shanhuang (shh) chromosome 8, IMPLAD_Smil_shh, whole genome shotgun sequence genome, caaagaagaaatagaccctataaagctgcattgtagccgtatgaattgtccaatcaccctttaagcttataattaaaaaaaaattaagttttcgtgtataaatagaagaaatagtagtaaattaagggtaaaaaatacTAACATTATATAAAGtgatatgaaaaaatattttaaagacaTTTAATAACTTACCCGCCAGTACTTAGTAGCCGTACGCTGTAGCCGTGAGTAGTTTCTTACCCACGGCTACGGCAGCCGGCTACATATTTCTGGCGGGTAATGGGTTGTAAGGTGTATTATGATtcattgattcataatatatgatgttttaatttttttatcgactatttgctattattttatgtgttacaatattaattcatattcaattatataaatttagacttattgagtttattttgtcaatttccttctcgtgaatttactgcaaagagattgccccctataaagctgcattatacccgtgaattgtccaatcaccctttaagtttataataataataaaaattaggtctgtttaaaaattttaaatcaagattattatgaaactagaattttttttaaagctaaTTAAGTATTTACCCGCCTGTTAATCCTAGCCGGTCACAGTAGCCGCTGgcaggggcggagctaggggtggggcaggggggtcactgggcccccctgggattttcaaaaatactaggatattttcgtaattttatattaaaaataaaaaatatataattttatctacattATTATCTTGTTGAGCTATTTTATACTGTAATTGATATGTAAGCTTTAGAGTTAAGATGCTTAGAATAagtaaacacataattaatttatgcatatcaTGCTTGGATTTGAttttagagatttattttttgaatttgatattgaaagttactttgccttacaaagtttcatggaattttggaaaataaaatcataaactattttgaatttgcaattttaatgtCTTTtgagtgtggcgaattaaaccactattttttcaagttttgcaatttcttcccccaatttttttcgatcgctagagtgttgaattggagcttacgtggattagtaaagacgacggcgtttttgtgaggcctaaacgacatCGGTTCGTaacatttcaaataaaaaattctccaaattagaaagagactgtatcatgtatttgcactatatataatattcaatatttagtaattttattgcaaaatacatcgtaacatgaatatgagcttgaaaatctgttaaaatgtgttttttttttgtaatttaaataatattacaattgtgttattgattatcatttatttttaatataatttaatttattttttatttttttatttaattattaattttctttaaaaaaaaattggacccccctgaataaaaagtctggctccgcccctggccGCTGGGATCCATTTCCAGCCGGCTACGTCTAACGGCTACGATTAACAGGCGGGTAATTGTTGTATTAGCTTCAAAAAAAAACTTGTTTCATAATACGctacatttaattttttttcaactttcttataCATGTTTAATAACATGAATACCTGTCTTGATTTTTTCGAACTTAAGGCATTTAGGGTTACAAATAATGCCATTTCCTCAGATTTAGAGTCATATTTAACTACctctcttacacattttcttacacaagtgtacttgtgtaagaaaagtgtaagaacttttacggaAAACGATGCAAACCTATCACCATCAATtgcaaagtgggtagttttataagacATCTTATATGGGTGGGTAATTTTGTAAGATAACTAAccaaagtgggtactttaaatTCCATCCCAAATCCTTTGTAAATTGtactatatttttaaaacatcgTTTTGCTTATGTCGCGTCTAAGCAATTGCATGTAATTTTCTTTATTGCGAATGTGTTGAAATGTTGGTTGTAAAACCTTATTTCATGATTTATGAGAAACTGCTGTTTATCACATGGTttgtcatttaatttatttgttaagtTATAAGTTCTAAATATTAATGTATATAGAATATTTCTGGTATTAAAAGATGAGAGAATAGAAAAGTAGGACCTATCTAATACACAAAATAAGATGAAAAATCTAGCAATTTTAATTTCAACACATTTTTTTCACTTCTAATTTACAAGATTTTATCTCAATCTCTAAATTAATGCCGTAACTCCAAATAATTATAATCCCTTACAACCAACTTAACTTAATCAATATTTTTGTTCGGATTGTCCCAATTAACTTGATCATTTTCCCTACATGACAaaagtttttttctttattcattttttcacctattACACTTAGCACACTAAACACTAccttcttaaaactcgtgctgaAAAGAAAGTGATTAATCTAGCaggaacagagggagtaatagtgtaacttttttttttctcttacaTTACTAATAGTGCATGTTTACttctaaaaattaataataaaaaaaatacaaaagctTTAAAAAGTAAAGGCATAatagaaattaaattttataaaaaaaatcgtaaaTTAATCTAATACAAGTATTGATTAGCtgtattcatattttttagggtaaatatcatgaaaatcctTTAAGTATATCCGCATTATAAAAAATAccctgaaaattttaaaatattctctaaaccctcaaactatcaggtttttatcaaatatattctGCATCTATTTTGCGGTCACAAAAAATGTGATGTGGCTTGCCAGAtgccacaatataatttatattatatatatttttaaatgcaatggcaaaaacaacatcgtttcgtaccatatcattaaaaaaaattcactctaaaatttaaaattcacttctatcgtgtttgaaattcacactaataacctagaattagagATAAACACAATAGAATATGGTActaaacgaagtcgttttttctatgtcatttaaaaaaatagaatataaattacattgtggcatccggcgcgccacatcacgtttctggtaaccgaaaaatagatgcgggatatatttgataaaaacctgatagttttagggtttagagaacatttcgaaaATTTCAGGGTCTTTTTCATAAAGTGGATATAGTTGAggagttttcatgatatttaccttttttttttaatttaaaaattgtgtAACGTTGGATTTCCAACATGAGATAATTGATTTCAAACATCAAACATTCTATCACGAATATGCTCACAAAATATTTGGATTTTAATGATATTATAATGTAGGGAGAAGTAGCAAATAGTCCCCTATCATACAACCTCCTAACACAATTATCTCTCTATCTTTTAATTGTGGGGTGTTAGCCCCTCAACATctcataaagagtgcaaaattTCCCCTATTTCTAACTGacacttaacaccgttaaatattttatttttatttttttatttcttatttcactATAATATTTGCCAAGAAAAATACACTTATACAAATATTTCTACGCAAACCTCAACCTTAATTAATAATCAACAACTATCATTAatataaattcgtatttttGGGAACAGTCGACGAGTAcgcaaatattaaaatatgctCATGCAATTGCTTCTATTTATTTCTCCAAGAAGCAGGATCCATTGACCATGATATCCAAGTGgtatgataaataataatatgtgAAAGCTTATGAGCACTCAATCTTACATATTTTAATCTTTGCGTATTCGTCGAttgttccaaaaaaaaattagaacttatatttaattatgctccctccgtccacaaagattatGTGTTTATTACTTCTTTTAGTCCATTCACAAAGATtatgtgttttccttttttggaaactactttatactttaaacctcaTTCCCACTCAATCTTTACACAATACCCAccatttacttttacaatttggtggaCCTCATACTACCCTTTAATAATAAAATCACAtcttttaacttttttattaaaactcgtgccctccactccaccacacactctttgtggacgaagggagtagttgttaattattaattaaggttGAGGTTTGCATAGAAATATTTGTAGGAGTGTATTAACAAATATTATagtgaaataataaataaaaaaataaaaaatatttaacggtgttaagtgtTCGTTAGAAATAGGGAGAATTTTGCACTATTTATGAAATGTTGAAAGGCTAACAGTTCACAATTAAAAGATATGGAGGTAAATGTGTTAGAGAGTAGTATGATAGGGGGCTATTTGCTACTTCTCCCTTTAATGTATAGATTGATCACTCAAACCTTACTCTATATCAATTTAACTTGCCAAATCCATTTCTGGCCCAACTCTAATAGAAACCCAAGTTCTCTCTCTACCTGGATCAAACCCAACTCAAGAATTCCAAATTTCCAAGGCAGTTTGGTGCTATAGAGGAGATGATGAATTACAAGCTTGAACAAGTATGTGccaattttttcttattttttattttaaagaatcAGTTTTTAGTAGTCCTTGTTGATCTATATGTTCTGCTATGGAGTATGTGTCGCTTTTGTACTATTTTGGTTAATTAATAACGAAACTTAGTTTTGGTATCGCTGATAAAAGAATTCGTTTCATTGAACAAATTGTGAGAGAAGGAAGTATGTCcaaaaattactatttttattaaattagaaagaaaaaaaaaagggagatgAAGATGAGAATTACAGGCGAGCGGAAATGGTAATTAAAATGTAGTATATGTTACATCGGTAGGTGGTTTCAGCTGCTCCCAATTACATCATTGTACGTTCCTTTGATTTTCTGAATCAGTGCGTCCCTGAAATTCAATTTCCAGTTAATTAGTTGCCAACAAACTACTCTAATTTAATCCAACTAAACTTAACTAGATTAATTAATCGGACAAGAAATAAGACCTGTTTGGTTTAGACGCCAGATTTCTATATGCAAAATACTGCACCAAAATATAATGAATCAATAGATTTGTAATTAACAGCAGCTAATTACTTATTTCAATTAATCTGATAAAAAGAACTTACGCCAGTATATCCAATTCCTACGAGCTCCAGAACTCCAGGTATGAGTGGAAGCTTGTCAATAGCCTTACAAattaaatgaagaaaataaatcaaacataCAATTAGATATGaaattacatataaatattattatagtATGCTTACCGAGATGACTCCGGCACAAGCAACGAGTCCAATTGCTCCCGCCACCACCAGAGAAGTAACGGCATACTTGTCTTCAACTTTCTCCCACTGcaaatatgtatgtatatatcagccaaatgtatatatatatatatagatgcagATGATTCAGTAATGTTAATTCTTACGGCTTGCTGAATTTTTTCAACTATTTCTGGAGTCTCAGCGCTGCCAACATTAACCACTTCAGCCGACGCCTCTCCAGTAGCCATGGCCGCCACATTCCGCCCGATCTTCCTACCTGCAGGCCGGTAGGACGTGGTCTTGGCGAGAGGAGGAGGAGCCACCGCGACGCATTGGGCGGCTGCTGGTGGTTGAAGACGAGGAGGAGCCttggatgaagaagaaagagagagaggggtgcATGTTGTTGAGGCCATACCTATCTCATACAATTAAGCAAGCTAGCTCACCTCTTCTCTTGCTATACCTTTAATTTCTTGTTTCTCTATCACTCCTATTCTAAGCATTgcttttgtttctttttctttattatttttaaaagaaattgaaaaagcTTGGACTCACCAATACCACTCGTACGAATCTTTTGGATATGTCGTTTGATGGCGTGGCAGTCGGATAGCCATTTTATGGTGATGTAATGGATAAAATATTTCAGGTCCCTGTTTGCAACTGCTTAATCGAAACAAATACTACTATTGGGTTTCTTCCCATTGCGAAAATGGACGATTTATTTTGGAGGAAATTAATGTATATTGGGTTGATCATAGACCAAACGTTTTGGTATTCCAAGGATCAGTCTTGCTGGTTAAAGTCACAAGTAAATACAAGGACAAATTGAATTAAAGAGAAGCATATCCACAATTTGTTTTTGCAAAGTTGAATCACTGTTTGGATG is a window encoding:
- the LOC130997299 gene encoding protein CURVATURE THYLAKOID 1B, chloroplastic, whose translation is MASTTCTPLSLSSSSKAPPRLQPPAAAQCVAVAPPPLAKTTSYRPAGRKIGRNVAAMATGEASAEVVNVGSAETPEIVEKIQQAWEKVEDKYAVTSLVVAGAIGLVACAGVISAIDKLPLIPGVLELVGIGYTGYFAYRNLASKPNRDALIQKIKGTYNDVIGSS